A window of the Thermodesulfobacteriota bacterium genome harbors these coding sequences:
- a CDS encoding pyruvate carboxylase subunit B has protein sequence MSDQNQVKMTKMNYAEDRPKAKNPVMIEDLTLRDGHQSLFATRGRTEDMIPVAELMDEVGFWAVETWGGATFDTMHRFLNEDPWERIRTLKRYMKKTPFSMLLRAQNLVGYRNYADDVARAFVDRAAANGMDIFRTFDALNDYRNFETVVPVIKECGKHFQGCICYSMTEPRLGGDVYNLDYYVNKAKDLEKMGADSVCVKDMAGLIAPYDAYRIVKALKEAVKVPIHLHSHFTSGMAQMSHLKAIEAGVDIVDTCMSPYAFRTSHPAIEPLVMALLGTNRDTGFDIRHLAKINEILEKEILPKYRHLLDDTKVSIIDINVLLHQTPGGMLSNLVNQLREMDALDRIDEVYAELPRVRKDLGQVPLVTPTSQIVGIQTVNNVLFDDEKERYKMVTGQVKDLCYGLYGKTAVPINPEVQKKALKGYERGEEPITCRPAEVLEPELDKAKEEVKGLAVDLDDEILYAIYPVTGKKFLKWKYGKEEPPEEVRAKTLEEALAEQELIKKAKAGLLVEKQGKEAPPKGENLRTFNVFVGDDYFEVGVDEIGESPVISYLQQMPASAPAAAPVQFAPSAPAAPAAPTPPKPSAPAAPAPAKEAAPEAAPAAAPAADGTPLPAPMPGMIVKYEKEVGDAVSEGETVVVLEAMKMENALSAPASGTIKSINFSSGDSVAKNDILCVIG, from the coding sequence ATGAGTGATCAAAACCAAGTAAAAATGACAAAAATGAATTATGCCGAGGACAGGCCTAAGGCAAAAAATCCTGTTATGATTGAGGATTTAACTTTGCGTGACGGCCATCAGTCCTTGTTTGCCACCAGAGGACGTACTGAAGATATGATCCCGGTTGCAGAGCTGATGGACGAAGTCGGGTTCTGGGCGGTTGAAACATGGGGGGGTGCCACTTTTGATACCATGCACCGGTTTTTAAATGAAGATCCGTGGGAAAGGATCCGGACATTGAAGCGTTATATGAAAAAAACCCCCTTTTCCATGCTACTACGGGCACAGAACCTGGTGGGATATAGAAACTATGCCGACGATGTCGCCCGTGCATTTGTGGACCGTGCAGCAGCAAACGGTATGGATATTTTTCGTACATTTGATGCATTAAACGACTATAGAAATTTTGAAACGGTTGTCCCGGTCATTAAGGAATGCGGAAAGCACTTCCAGGGCTGTATCTGCTATTCAATGACCGAACCGAGGCTGGGAGGGGATGTTTATAACCTGGATTATTATGTAAACAAGGCCAAAGACCTGGAAAAGATGGGGGCAGACAGCGTCTGCGTTAAAGATATGGCAGGCCTGATTGCACCGTATGATGCCTATAGAATTGTAAAGGCTTTAAAAGAAGCCGTTAAAGTTCCCATCCACCTTCACAGTCACTTTACTTCAGGCATGGCACAGATGTCGCATTTAAAGGCGATTGAAGCCGGAGTCGATATTGTGGATACATGCATGTCACCTTATGCATTCCGAACTTCTCATCCAGCCATTGAGCCCTTGGTGATGGCCCTATTGGGAACGAACAGGGACACCGGGTTTGACATCAGACACCTTGCCAAAATTAATGAGATCCTGGAAAAAGAAATACTCCCCAAGTACCGGCATCTGCTGGATGATACCAAAGTGTCTATTATTGATATAAATGTTCTTCTCCATCAGACACCGGGTGGAATGCTTTCAAATCTGGTTAATCAGCTCAGAGAGATGGATGCGCTTGACAGAATTGATGAGGTTTATGCCGAACTGCCCAGGGTGAGAAAGGACCTAGGTCAGGTCCCGCTGGTCACTCCAACCAGCCAGATTGTCGGAATCCAGACGGTTAATAACGTTCTTTTTGATGATGAAAAAGAGCGATACAAGATGGTTACCGGCCAGGTTAAAGACCTGTGCTACGGCCTGTATGGAAAAACTGCCGTACCCATAAATCCGGAAGTTCAGAAGAAAGCTCTTAAAGGTTATGAAAGAGGAGAAGAACCGATTACATGCAGACCCGCAGAGGTGCTGGAACCTGAACTTGATAAAGCAAAGGAAGAGGTCAAAGGGCTTGCGGTTGACCTCGATGATGAGATTTTATATGCCATTTATCCGGTTACCGGAAAGAAGTTTTTAAAATGGAAATACGGCAAGGAAGAACCGCCTGAAGAGGTAAGAGCTAAAACTCTTGAGGAAGCCCTGGCCGAGCAGGAACTTATTAAAAAGGCAAAGGCCGGGTTGCTGGTTGAAAAACAGGGAAAAGAGGCTCCGCCAAAAGGTGAAAACCTGAGAACATTCAACGTGTTTGTTGGTGATGATTATTTTGAGGTTGGTGTTGATGAAATTGGCGAGTCCCCGGTGATAAGCTATCTGCAACAGATGCCTGCCTCTGCGCCTGCGGCAGCTCCTGTGCAGTTTGCTCCGTCAGCTCCTGCTGCTCCTGCAGCACCGACACCTCCCAAACCCTCTGCCCCTGCCGCACCTGCACCGGCTAAAGAGGCCGCGCCTGAAGCTGCACCGGCAGCAGCCCCGGCTGCTGATGGAACCCCGCTTCCTGCTCCCATGCCGGGTATGATTGTCAAATATGAAAAAGAGGTTGGAGATGCCGTCAGTGAAGGAGAAACCGTGGTGGTACTGGAAGCCATGAAGATGGAAAACGCTTTGTCCGCTCCCGCCAGTGGTACCATAAAATCGATTAATTTCTCCAGTGGTGATTCGGTGGCTAAAAATGATATTCTTTGCGTCATAGGATAA